GGATACGCTTGGGCAGGTTTTGGTGCTGCCTTTGGACCGGTTTTACTTCTCGCCTTATTCTGGAAACGCATGACACGTAACGGTGCTTTAGCTGGTATGATCGTCGGTGGTGTTACGGTTATTCTTTGGGCAGAGCTTGATCGTTGGTTTGGCCTAAGTGCAGATCAATATCCAATTCTAGGGCTTTATGAAATCATTCCTGGTTTCTTCCTAGCGGCAATTGCTGTCGTTGTCTTTAGTCTAATCGATAAAGAACCATCTGCAGACATCCAAGCACAATTTGATCAAGTAGAAGAAGAATTAAAGCAATAATTGTGATCTGGAGAAGGTTACCTGCAAAGCGGGTAACCTTCTTTTAATGTTTTCAGAAAAAGCAAAAAGAAATTCGAAAAAATAACGCCGTAATCAAAGTACTTTAAAGGAATAAAGTGGTCTTGATTGTATTGGGCTTTATTGCCTATAGGTGTTGAATTTGGTATCATAATGAATATTATCTGCATGCACGAACAACTACTGGAGGTGATTGGGATGTCACGCATCTCAACAGATGAGGTAAAGCACGTTGCAAACTTAGCAAGACTTGCGATTACAGACGAAGAAGCGGTTAAATTTCAAGGTCAACTTGATGCCATCATTACGTTTGCTGAAAAACTAAATGAACTGGATACAACAGGTGTGGAACCAACATCACATATTCTTAACATGAAAAATGTGTTACGCGAGGATAAGCCATCAGAAGGTTTACCGATCAAAGACGTACTAAAGAATGCACCAGATCACGAAGATGGCCATATCCGTGTGCCGTCTATCATAGAGTAGGGGGGACAAGCTTCATGTCATTATTTGACCATAAAGTAAAAGAACTACATACAATGCTTCAAAGTAAGCAGGTAAAGGTATCTGAACTTGTCGACGAGTCCTACAAACGTATTGCGGACGTAGACGGCAAAGTGCAAGCCTTTTTAACATTAGATGAGGAAAGAGCTCGTGCCTATGCAGCGGAATTAGATGAGGCGATCGGAACGGACGCAACACGAGGCTTATTATTTGGGATACCGATTGGAGTGAAAGATAATATTGTCACAAAGAACTTACGTACCACATGCTCGAGTCGCATTTTAGAGAACTTTGATCCGATTTATGACGCAACGGTTGTCAATAAATTACGCGATGCTCAATCTGTGACCATTGGTAAGTTAAATATGGATGAATTCGCCATGGGTTCATCAACGGAAAACTCGGCATTACAAAAAACACGTAATCCTTGGAATCTTGATTATGTCCCAGGTGGATCAAGTGGTGGTTCGGCTGCAGCTGTAGCAGCAGGAGAAGTACCATTTACACTTGGATCAGACACAGGTGGTTCAATCCGTCAGCCAGCAGCTTACTGTGGTGTTGTTGGATTAAAGCCGACATACGGTCGTGTATCACGCTTTGGTCTTGTTGCATTCGCTTCGTCTCTTGATCAGATTGGTCCTGTGACACGTAATGTAGAAGACAACGCCTATTTACTACAATCGATTGCTGGTGTGGATCCAATGGATTCAACATCAGCGAATGTTGACGTCCCTGATTTCTTATCGGCGTTAACTGGAGATGTAAAAGGATTAAAGATCGCTGTGCCAAAAGAATATTTGGGTGAAGGCGTTCAAGAGAGCGTGAAGCAATCGGTGCTTGATGCATTAAAAGTATTAGAGGGGCAAGGGGCGACGTGGGAAGAAGTATCCCTCCCGCACTCTAAATACGCACTAGCAACATATTACTTATTGTCATCTTCAGAAGCATCAGCGAACTTGTCTCGTTTTGATGGAGTTCGTTACGGTTATCGGACAGACAATGCTGACAACCTACTTGAAATGTACAAGCAAACACGTGCAGAAGGATTCGGTGACGAGGTAAAGCGTCGGATTATGCTTGGAACATTTGCGTTAAGTTCAGGTTACTACGATGCGTATTATAAAAAAGCACAACAAGTACGTACGTTGATTAAGCAAGATTTTGAGAAGATTTTTGAACAATATGATGTAATTGTTGGACCAACCACGCCAACGCCAGCTTTCAAGATTGGTGAGAAAACGGATGACCCAATGACGATGTATGCCAACGATATCTTAACCATCCCAGTTAACTTAGCGGGGGTACCAGGAATCTCTGTCCCATGTGGCTTCCAAGATGGCTTACCTCTAGGCTTACAAATCATTGGGAAGCACTTTGATGAAAGTACAATTTACCGCGTCGCACACGCGTTTGAAACGGCAACTGATTATCACACAAAAAAACCAGTATTGTAAGGGGGGAATAGAGCGATGAATTTTGAAACGATTATTGGCCTTGAAGTACACGTCGAGTTAAAAACAGATTCAAAAATTTTCTCAGCCAGTCCAAACCACTTCGGTTCGGAGCCGAATGCGAATACGAGCGTCATTGACCTTGGGTATCCGGGCGTTCTTCCTGTCTTAAACAAGCGAGCGGTTGAGTATGCAATGAAAGCTGCGATGGCTTTGAACTGTGAAGTAGCAACAGATACAAAGTTTGACCGTAAAAATTACTTCTACCCAGATAACCCAAAAGCATATCAGATCTCCCAATTTGACAAGCCAATTGGTGAAAATGGTTGGATCGATATCGAAGTAGGCGGCAAAAAAAAACGTATAGGGATTACACGTCTTCACCTTGAAGAGGATGCGGGTAAACTGACTCACTCAGGAAATGGGTATTCTCTCGTGGATTATAACCGTCAAGGAACACCGTTAATTGAGATTGTTTCAGAACCAGACATTCGCACTCCAGAAGAAGCGTATGCGTATCTAGAGAAGCTTAAGTCCATTGTTCAATATACTAATGTATCTGATTGTAAGATGGAGGAAGGCTCATTACGTTGTGATGCCAATATTTCTCTTCGCCCAGTGGGACAAGAGAAATTCGGTACAAAAGCAGAGTTAAAAAACTTAAACTCCTTCAACTTCGTACGCAAAGGACTAGAGTATGAAGTGAAACGTCAAGAGCAAGTTCTTTTAGCAGGTGGCATTATCGAGCAAGAAACACGTCGTTTTGATGAAGCTTCAAGCAAGACACTCCTAATGCGTGTGAAGGAAGGGTCTGATGATTATCGTTATTTCCCAGAGCCAGATTTGATCCCTCTTTATATTGACGATGAGTGGAAAGAACGCATTCGAGCTGAGATTCCAGAGCTTCCGGATGCAAGAAAGAAGCGTTATGTCAAAGAGCTTGGACTTCCGGAATACGATGCAACAGTGCTAACGATTACTAAAGAAATGGCTGATTTCTTTGAAGCAACTGTTGAACAAGGTGGAGATGCAAAACTTGCATCGAACTGGCTCATGGGGGCTGTTAATGAGTACTTAAACGCTGAGCAAAAAGAACTTCAAGACGTTGCTCTAACACCAGAAGGCCTAGCCAAAATGATTCAACTGATCGAAAAAGGAATAATTTCCTCAAAAATCGCGAAAAAAGTGTTTAAAGACCTGATTGAACAAGGCGGAGACCCAGAGCAAATCGTTAAAGACAAAGGACTTGTTCAAATCTCTGATGAAGGCGAGCTTCTTAAGATGGTGACTGAGGTACTTGATAACAATGACCAGTCCATTGAAGACTTCAAAAGTGGTAAAGAACGCGCCATTGGTTTCTTAGTCGGTCAAATTATGAAAGCTTCAAAAGGGAAAGCTAACCCGCCTATGGTGAATAAGATCTTATTAGAAGAAATTAAGAAACGTTAACACATACTCTCCTACGTCAGGGGATAAGTGCGAGTGGAGAACCTTGGAGGGGACCCACTCGTTTTTTTGAGGAGGATGAAAGCAAGTGATATATGGGTATCTTTTAGTAGGGATTTTGCTAGTCGCAATGTGGGTATATATTATAAAGAAAAGATAGTGAGCACTCAGACCTTTGATGGTCATTAACACTAGATTGGCATGTACATCAACATTTTACATACGATGGAGTTAAGTGTAACAATTGTTCATTATGCATTCAGTAGGGTACAATACAGACAAGACTATTTGACAAATTGTGGCTTGAATAAAAAAGAATATTAATAAAAGTAGGGGATCGCTATGAAAAGAGCACGTCTTATCTATAACCCAACTTCTGGACGTGAACAGATTCGAAAGAACCTTGCTTATGTGCTAGAACGCCTTGAAAAAGCAGGGTATGAAACATCGGCACATGCAACCACAGGGGAAGGTTGCGCTAAACGGGCAGCTAGATTAGCGGCTGAACGAGGAGTCGACCTGGTTATTGCAGCAGGCGGGGACGGAACGATATTTGAAGTGGTAAATGGCCTAGCCGAACTTGAGAAGCGACCAATGCTTGGACTCATTCCTGCAGGCACAACAAATGACTTCGCCAGAGCTCTTCATATCCCAAAAGAAATTGAAAAGGCATGCGATGTGCTATGCGATGGTCATGTTGATCCAATTGATATCGGACAGGTCAATGATAAATATTTTATTAACATCGCAGCAGGCGGAACACTAACTGAACTTACCTATGAAGTTCCTAGTAAGCTCAAAACAATGCTGGGTCAATTAGCGTATTACATTAAGGGATTAGAAAAATTACCACAAGTTGCACCGACTCACGTACGTATTGAGTACGACGGAAAAATGTTTGAAGGGGAAATTATGATGTTTCTCGTGTCCAATACGAATTCTGTCGGAGGTTTCGAACGTCTAGCACCAGAAGCTTCATTAGAGGATGGAATGTTTGATTTTATAATTGTTAAAAAGATCTCATTCCCTGAGTTCTTACAACTTGTTACCCTTGCGATGCGCGGGGAACATCTGACGCATCCGAAAGTAATGTATGTTCAAGCAAATCGAATAAAAGTTCATGTGGATAGTGACATGCAGCTTAATTTAGATGGTGAGCACGGTGGCGCGTTACCAGCTGAATTTGTTAATCTTTATCAACATTTCAACATGCTCACACCGAAAAACCGTAAAAAACAGCGTAAATAAAATCGATAGAGGCTGCCTTGAGTGAGTAAGGTAGCTTTTTTACGTTTGTAGCGGGAGGTTGTGGTGATCTGAATTGAGCGAGTGAGGAGACTTTCGCGCAAAACAGGATCGTTTCCGCGCATTTGAAGAAGGTTTTCACGCAATAATGAAGGCTTTTCGCGCAAATATACTATATATTAGCGCAAATGCAGCAAAAAAATGGAAAAACAAACAGCGACAACTCATCTCTTTTATTCTCACAACCCAAATCACAGATAGAATTCTTCGTCTGAAGTCGTCGCATAACCACTTACCCACGCAATAGAATGTGAAGCGTTCTTCGTATCTATCCGAAAAATATGCTACAATCACATCAGAAATAAAAGCGAAAAGGACGGCTATAAAAATGAGCAAACAACAAGCACCAGTTGAAAAAAATGAGATTATTGATGTACAAATAGAAGATTTAACCCACGACGGTGCAGGCGTAGCGAAAGTAGATGGCTACGCCTTATTTATCCCTAAAGCACTTCCGGGAGAAATGGTAAAGGTGAAAGTCGTAAAAACGAAAAAAGGGTACGGGTTTGCGCGCATTCTTGAAACGATCGAAGAAAGCCCAAACCGCACAGAGCCCCCTTGTCCAATCTACAACCAATGTGGTGGCTGTCAGCTTCAGCATATGAGCTACGAGGCTCAGCTACAATATAAGCAAAAGCAAATCCAAGATGTGTTAGAGCGAATTGGCCAAATCACAGACATTCCCGTTCACCCAACACTTGGGATGAATGACCCGTGGCGTTACCGTAACAAAGCTCAAGTACCAGTGGGTGAAGACGAGAATGGATTGATCGCTGGCTTCTATCAAGAGCGCAGCCACAGGATTATCGATATGGACGAATGTTTAATACAGCATCAAGAGAACGATGAAGTCGTCAGCCATGTCAAGGAGATTGTTAAGAAATACGGCATTCGTGGATATGATGAAGATAAGCATTTAGGTACTCTTCGTCACGTTGTCGCACGGTACGGGAAACAAACAGGAGACATCATGGTCGTCCTCGTAACAAGAGGGAAAGAGCTTCCAAATAAGAAAAATATCATTGAAGACATTAAACAAGCAATCCCGAAGGTCAAATCAATTGTACAAAATGTCAATCCTAAGCGTACTAATGTGATTTTCGGAGATCAATCAATAGTCCTGTGGGGCGATGAGTATATTTATGATTCGATTGGAGACATTCGATTTGCCATCTCGGCTCGCTCTTTCTATCAAGTAAACCCAGACCAAACGAAAGTGCTTTATGATAAAGCGCTAGAATACGCCGATCTAAAAGGCGATGAGACAGTAATTGATGCGTACTGCGGGATTGGGACCATTTCTTTATTCCTCGCCCAAAAAGCAAAGCATGTCTACGGTGTGGAAATTGTACCTGAGGCCATTTCTGACGCGAAGAAAAATGCTGAAATGAATGGCTTTACCAATGTCGACTTTGCTGTAGGTGAGGCAGAGAACGTCATGCCATGGTGGTACGCACAAGGGGTTCGCCCAGACGTCATCGTCGTTGATCCACCACGAAAAGGCTGTGACGAAAAACTGCTTGAGACAATCTTGAACATGCAACCGAAACGCGTCGTCTACGTCTCCTGTAACCCATCAACACTAGCAAGAGACTTGCGAGTGCTAGAAGACGGTGGATATCAGACAAAAGAAGTGCAGCCAGTAGATATGTTTTCGCATAGTACGCACGTTGAGTCGGTGGCGTCGCTAACTTATAAAGGGAGTTCATGAAAATGGAAGCTAACGAATTTAATGTAGTACCTGAAAAACTGGTAGGTAAAATTGTTGAAGACATTGCTGTTACTGATTTGGCTGTCGTTATAAAGCTTTCTGATAACACTTACCTAGACATTTACCTTGATCATTCTGTAAAAAAATTAAAAACGTCAACAAACAAATTAGAAACTAAGGGCTGAAAAAATTTCCCTTTTATGATGAATGGTCACTTAATTTGCATCCCCACCACAGAAAAGACCTGCGAGCCTATTCGCAGGTCTTTTCCTATTTCTTTTTAAAGCTTAAACGAACTTTTCAACGAAACAATCAAGTTAAACACAAGGTTTTCTTTAGTTGTGTCTTTTGGGTCGACATTGAAATAGCCGTGTCTGAAGAATTGGAACTTGTCTTGTGGGCTTACGTCTTTCATGTTTGGCTCAACAAACCCTTTTAACGCTTCAAGTGAATCAGGATTTACTTGATCGAGGAATGTTTTTTCGACTGCTGGTTCTGTTGCTTCTGCTTCTTCTGTCTCTTCTACATCGTCGCTTAATAGAAGCGGCTGGTACAAATGGAATTCGGCAGGGACAGCTTGTGTCGCTTCGACCCAATGCAATGTTCCTTTGACTTTACGGCCTGTGAAGCCTGAGCCACTCTTTGTTTCACGGTCGTACGTACAATGGATTTCAACGACGTTTCCATCTTCGTCCTTAATGACATCTTCACATTTAATGAAGTAAGCATGCTTCAGGCGTACTTCGTTACCAGGGAAGAGGCGGAAGTATTTCTTCGGTGGATTCTCCATAAAATCTTCTTGTTCAATATAAATTTCTCGTGAGAATGGAATTTGTCTTGTTCCCATTTCTGGATTTTCAGGGTTGATCTCCGCATCGAGCATTTCAACTTGTCCTTCAGGATAGTTAGTAATGACAACTTTTAGCGGTCGAAGAATTCCCATCGTACGAGGTGCCTTTAACTTTAAGTCCTCACGTACGAAGTAATCGAGCATTTGCGAGTCAACAGCACCTGACCCCTTAGAAATTCCTGTCTCACGTACAAATGTACGGATCGCCCCAGCTGTATAGCCTCTTCTTCTTAGCCCTGAAATGGTCGGCATCCGTGGGTCATCCCATCCATCGACATAGCCTTCATCAACAAGCTGCTTTAATTTGCGTTTACTCATCACGGCATTCGTAATATTTAAGCGACCAAACTCAATTTGTTGCGGAACGCTTGGCGTCTCACATTCTTCAATGATCCAGTTGTAAAGAGGGCGTTGATCTTCAAATTCTGTTGTGCAGATCGAATGTGTCACATCTTCAATTGCATCTTCTAATGGGTGAGCGAATGCATACATTGGGTAGATGCACCATTCATCTCCTGTATTATGGTGTGTTGTATGAGAAATCCGGTAAATGACAGGATCTCTTAGATTAATATTAGGAGAGCTCATGTCAATTTTTGCGCGCAATACTTTTTCGCCGTTGCCAAACTCGCCTTGACGCATACGTTCGAATAAGTCTAAGTTTTCTTCGATGGAACGGTTACGATAAGGACTGTCTTTTCCGACCTCTGTTAACGTACCACGGTATTCACGAATTTCATCTGCTGAAAGATCATCAATATAAGCTTTGCCTTTATTAATGAGTAAAACCGCTTTATTGTACATTTCTTGGAAGTAATCAGAGGCAAAGAACAGACCATCCCAATCATATCCAAGCCACTTAACATCTTCTTTAATCGCATGAACATACTCTGCATCTTCTTTTAGTGGGTTCGTATCATCAAAGCGCAGATTTGTTTTCCCGTTAAACTCATCAGCCAAGTCAAAGTTAATAACGATTGATTTCGCATGTCCAATATGTAGGTACCCATTGGGTTCGGGTGGGAAACGAGTTATTACATGGTTTCGTTTACCGGACTCTATATCTTCTTTTATCGTATTTCGTATGAAATTGGAAGAATTATGTTCCATGTTTTCTCACGCCTTTTCTATTTAGGAGTTAGGTATAGAATGTTTTTCCATTCTACACTATTTAATAGACAATATTGTATCACAAGTCACTCCCTGAACAAATGCTCGGTTTGAATATACCGCACTTTTGAGTAGTAATGAAGGTGACCTCTTTGATTCATTATTAACCAAAAAGAGTGCGGGTAAAAGTGAACGGATAATATATAGCGAAGAATGAAGAGTAGCTCTTGAAATCGCTACGTTCTAAGTAGCAATATTTTCATTCGCCCATAGGATAGTCATAGAGCTTTTAGGAAAAGGGGCGGATATGATGAATGATTCGATGGTGAATGTTGATCAGACGCATGTTGTTGCTTATGCAAAGGGAGATGTAACAGGAGGTGGCTGGAATGACCATGTCTATCTCACGGGAAAGCAAACACCTGATAGCCCGTATATTCAAGACATCACACTCGTGGTCCAAGACGGACGATCAGGCTCAGTGACAAGAGTACCATTAAGTGATAACACTGGTTATAATCCTACTTTGTTTTTAGGGGATTTTACCGGAAATGGAGTTGCTGATATCTTAATCAGTATCAATACAGGAGGGAGTGGTGCGATAATGTACCATTACATCTATTCATTCCTTCATAATATACCACAACTGCTTTTTGATTTTAATGTGTACAATCAACATTTTCAATATGAAGTAACCTTTCAAAATTATTATAATGTCGAAGTGATTAGCCAAATAAATAATACAAAATACGTAATAGATATTTCCACACGAGATCGTGCGTATTTAAACGAAATTTATCATCAAAACGGCGCTTTAAAAAGTCCGATACATGGGTTTGTCAATCCATTAAGCGGTTTGTATCCGGTAGATTTTGATTCAAATCATGTGTATGAGTTATTAGCCTATCAAAAAATAGCAGGAAGATACAATGCAGACTCTCTTGGTTACGTTTTAAACACGTTAGGTTGGCAAGATCAGATCTTTGCATTACAAAATCAACAAGTAGCAATCGGGGGGACGCAACATACGTAGAGTCTGCGACATAACTAATGAGTTTAACTCAGGATACGAACGATGCGTTAATTTAGCGACGTATAGTTCAGGAGCGGTTTACATAAGCCGCAACCTCAGAATTCCATAAATTAACCTAAAGAGAAAACAATTTTTATCAGTAAAAGTGCCGGTTACACTGATTGAAAGAAGCTCTTGCCAAAGAGTGTAAGATTGTTTTGCTTTATGGTTTCTTTGACACCTTGTTATGAAATAGAGATCCCCCAAGAAAGAGATATGACACTTGTCATATCTCTTTCTTGACGTTCATGACTACTTAGTGGATTGGTTATCTTATATGATGAGGGTAACAAAATATCAAAAATGATTAAATCCATTCTCTTGAGGAGGAAATATGAGTACTCAAAAACTATCTCAACTTAAAAAAAGCATTGCGCAGTTCGAGAAGTCAGATGTT
Above is a genomic segment from Bacillus sp. FJAT-45037 containing:
- the gatA gene encoding Asp-tRNA(Asn)/Glu-tRNA(Gln) amidotransferase subunit GatA, which codes for MSLFDHKVKELHTMLQSKQVKVSELVDESYKRIADVDGKVQAFLTLDEERARAYAAELDEAIGTDATRGLLFGIPIGVKDNIVTKNLRTTCSSRILENFDPIYDATVVNKLRDAQSVTIGKLNMDEFAMGSSTENSALQKTRNPWNLDYVPGGSSGGSAAAVAAGEVPFTLGSDTGGSIRQPAAYCGVVGLKPTYGRVSRFGLVAFASSLDQIGPVTRNVEDNAYLLQSIAGVDPMDSTSANVDVPDFLSALTGDVKGLKIAVPKEYLGEGVQESVKQSVLDALKVLEGQGATWEEVSLPHSKYALATYYLLSSSEASANLSRFDGVRYGYRTDNADNLLEMYKQTRAEGFGDEVKRRIMLGTFALSSGYYDAYYKKAQQVRTLIKQDFEKIFEQYDVIVGPTTPTPAFKIGEKTDDPMTMYANDILTIPVNLAGVPGISVPCGFQDGLPLGLQIIGKHFDESTIYRVAHAFETATDYHTKKPVL
- the gatC gene encoding Asp-tRNA(Asn)/Glu-tRNA(Gln) amidotransferase subunit GatC, whose product is MSRISTDEVKHVANLARLAITDEEAVKFQGQLDAIITFAEKLNELDTTGVEPTSHILNMKNVLREDKPSEGLPIKDVLKNAPDHEDGHIRVPSIIE
- a CDS encoding spore coat protein — encoded protein: MNDSMVNVDQTHVVAYAKGDVTGGGWNDHVYLTGKQTPDSPYIQDITLVVQDGRSGSVTRVPLSDNTGYNPTLFLGDFTGNGVADILISINTGGSGAIMYHYIYSFLHNIPQLLFDFNVYNQHFQYEVTFQNYYNVEVISQINNTKYVIDISTRDRAYLNEIYHQNGALKSPIHGFVNPLSGLYPVDFDSNHVYELLAYQKIAGRYNADSLGYVLNTLGWQDQIFALQNQQVAIGGTQHT
- the rlmD gene encoding 23S rRNA (uracil(1939)-C(5))-methyltransferase RlmD, encoding MSKQQAPVEKNEIIDVQIEDLTHDGAGVAKVDGYALFIPKALPGEMVKVKVVKTKKGYGFARILETIEESPNRTEPPCPIYNQCGGCQLQHMSYEAQLQYKQKQIQDVLERIGQITDIPVHPTLGMNDPWRYRNKAQVPVGEDENGLIAGFYQERSHRIIDMDECLIQHQENDEVVSHVKEIVKKYGIRGYDEDKHLGTLRHVVARYGKQTGDIMVVLVTRGKELPNKKNIIEDIKQAIPKVKSIVQNVNPKRTNVIFGDQSIVLWGDEYIYDSIGDIRFAISARSFYQVNPDQTKVLYDKALEYADLKGDETVIDAYCGIGTISLFLAQKAKHVYGVEIVPEAISDAKKNAEMNGFTNVDFAVGEAENVMPWWYAQGVRPDVIVVDPPRKGCDEKLLETILNMQPKRVVYVSCNPSTLARDLRVLEDGGYQTKEVQPVDMFSHSTHVESVASLTYKGSS
- a CDS encoding diacylglycerol kinase; this encodes MKRARLIYNPTSGREQIRKNLAYVLERLEKAGYETSAHATTGEGCAKRAARLAAERGVDLVIAAGGDGTIFEVVNGLAELEKRPMLGLIPAGTTNDFARALHIPKEIEKACDVLCDGHVDPIDIGQVNDKYFINIAAGGTLTELTYEVPSKLKTMLGQLAYYIKGLEKLPQVAPTHVRIEYDGKMFEGEIMMFLVSNTNSVGGFERLAPEASLEDGMFDFIIVKKISFPEFLQLVTLAMRGEHLTHPKVMYVQANRIKVHVDSDMQLNLDGEHGGALPAEFVNLYQHFNMLTPKNRKKQRK
- a CDS encoding glutamine--tRNA ligase/YqeY domain fusion protein, giving the protein MEHNSSNFIRNTIKEDIESGKRNHVITRFPPEPNGYLHIGHAKSIVINFDLADEFNGKTNLRFDDTNPLKEDAEYVHAIKEDVKWLGYDWDGLFFASDYFQEMYNKAVLLINKGKAYIDDLSADEIREYRGTLTEVGKDSPYRNRSIEENLDLFERMRQGEFGNGEKVLRAKIDMSSPNINLRDPVIYRISHTTHHNTGDEWCIYPMYAFAHPLEDAIEDVTHSICTTEFEDQRPLYNWIIEECETPSVPQQIEFGRLNITNAVMSKRKLKQLVDEGYVDGWDDPRMPTISGLRRRGYTAGAIRTFVRETGISKGSGAVDSQMLDYFVREDLKLKAPRTMGILRPLKVVITNYPEGQVEMLDAEINPENPEMGTRQIPFSREIYIEQEDFMENPPKKYFRLFPGNEVRLKHAYFIKCEDVIKDEDGNVVEIHCTYDRETKSGSGFTGRKVKGTLHWVEATQAVPAEFHLYQPLLLSDDVEETEEAEATEPAVEKTFLDQVNPDSLEALKGFVEPNMKDVSPQDKFQFFRHGYFNVDPKDTTKENLVFNLIVSLKSSFKL
- the gatB gene encoding Asp-tRNA(Asn)/Glu-tRNA(Gln) amidotransferase subunit GatB; its protein translation is MNFETIIGLEVHVELKTDSKIFSASPNHFGSEPNANTSVIDLGYPGVLPVLNKRAVEYAMKAAMALNCEVATDTKFDRKNYFYPDNPKAYQISQFDKPIGENGWIDIEVGGKKKRIGITRLHLEEDAGKLTHSGNGYSLVDYNRQGTPLIEIVSEPDIRTPEEAYAYLEKLKSIVQYTNVSDCKMEEGSLRCDANISLRPVGQEKFGTKAELKNLNSFNFVRKGLEYEVKRQEQVLLAGGIIEQETRRFDEASSKTLLMRVKEGSDDYRYFPEPDLIPLYIDDEWKERIRAEIPELPDARKKRYVKELGLPEYDATVLTITKEMADFFEATVEQGGDAKLASNWLMGAVNEYLNAEQKELQDVALTPEGLAKMIQLIEKGIISSKIAKKVFKDLIEQGGDPEQIVKDKGLVQISDEGELLKMVTEVLDNNDQSIEDFKSGKERAIGFLVGQIMKASKGKANPPMVNKILLEEIKKR